The proteins below come from a single Micropterus dolomieu isolate WLL.071019.BEF.003 ecotype Adirondacks linkage group LG05, ASM2129224v1, whole genome shotgun sequence genomic window:
- the b3gnt7 gene encoding UDP-GlcNAc:betaGal beta-1,3-N-acetylglucosaminyltransferase 7 yields the protein MISNRDRWRVYKMVSVMFFLAVVALTVVQRGTINMGAPFEYERQSRMDASEGAELGADTYLGIKGFWKASKHQPVPEARATIQEPRMTEDSSHRTWDVTNLNCSANLNLSSQDWFRSLEENFKQFMLYRHCRYFPMHLNHPEKCTGDIDLLMVIKSVATQHDRREVIRKTWGKEQVVNNKRIKTLFLLGIPSNEAERANHQKLVEYEDYIYRDMLQWDFLDSFFNLTLKETHFLKWFHTYCRGVRYVFKGDDDVFVSVENIFEFLESTNDSKNLFVGDVIFKAKPIRKKENKYYIPEALFDKTHYPPYAGGGGFLMDGALARRLHRVADIMELYPIDDVFLGMCLEVLQVTPIKHNAFKTFGLVKNKNSKLNREPCFFKSMIVVHKLLPSDLMHMWNLVNSDLVCSQKVEIL from the exons AT GATAAGCAACAGAGATCGCTGGAGGGTGTACAAGATGGTGAGTGTCATGTTTTTCCTGGCTGTGGTGGCGCTGACTGTTGTCCAGAGGGGGACCATTAATATGGGGGCTCCCTTTGAATATGAGAGGCAGTCTCGCATGGATGCCTCTGAGGGAGCAGAGCTTGGAGCTGACACGTACCTGGGGATTAAAGGCTTCTGGAAGGCTAGCAAACACCAGCCAGTGCCTGAAGCTCGGGCCACCATACAGGAGCCCAGAATGACTGAGGACAGCAGCCACAGAACCTGGGATGTAACCAACTTGAACTGTAGCGCCAATCTCAACCTCTCAAGTCAGGACTGGTTTAGGAGCCTGGAGGAAAATTTCAAACAGTTCATGCTTTATCGACACTGCCGCTACTTTCCCATGCACCTCAACCACCCAGAGAAGTGCACAGGGGACATAGATTTGCTCATGGTAATAAAATCTGTGGCCACCCAGCATGACCGCAGGGAGGTCATCCGAAAAACCTGGGGCAAAGAGCAGGTGGTTAACAACAAGAGGATAAAGACCCTCTTCCTTCTTGGTATACCCTCtaatgaggcagagagagcaaACCATCAGAAGCTAGTGGAGTACGAGGACTACATCTATAGGGATATGCTGCAGTGGGACTTCCTGGATAGCTTCTTCAACCTCACGCTTAAGGAGACTCACTTCCTCAAGTGGTTCCACACTTACTGCCGAGGCGTACGCTATGTCTTCAAGGGGGACGATGACGTCTTTGTCAGCGTGGAGAACATCTTTGAGTTTCTAGAAAGCACAAACGATTCAAAGAACCTGTTTGTGGGGGATGTGATTTTCAAGGCTAAGCCAATTcgtaaaaaggaaaacaaatactACATCCCAGAGGCTTTGTTTGATAAGACACACTACCCTCCATATGCAGGTGGTGGGGGTTTTCTGATGGACGGGGCCCTCGCAAGGAGGCTTCACAGGGTCGCAGACATCATGGAGCTCTACCCCATCGATGATGTCTTTTTGGGCATGTGTTTAGAAGTGCTTCAGGTCACTCCTATTAAACACAACGCCTTTAAGACATTTGGCTTGGTGAAAAATAAGAACAGTAAGTTGAACAGAGAACCCTGTTTCTTTAAGAGCATGATTGTGGTGCACAAGCTGCTCCCGTCGGACCTCATGCACATGTGGAATCTGGTCAACAGTGACCTGGTCTGCTCGCAGAAAGTGGAAATCCTATAG